The genomic segment TCCACGCGCATGAGCACGCGCGCGCCGGCCAGCCTGTCTTCGAAGTCGCGGATCGTCTTCATGGTCGCCGTTCTCGTTCTGATGCCCATTGGACAGCCGGGGCGCCCCCTTGCGGGTCGGCGCCCCGGGTCCTCAACAGTTGCAGAGCAGCCTCGGGCCTGAGGCGTTACATGGCCGCAGCCTTGGCCATCAGGTCCACGACGCGGTTCGAGTAGCCCCACTCGTTGTCATACCAGGACACGACCTTGACCATCGTGCCGCCGATGACCATCGTCTGCTTGGCGGCGAAGACGGAACTGTGCGCGTCGCCGATGACGTCGCTGCTGACGATCGGGTCTTCGACGTAGCTCAGGATGCCCTTCATGGGGCCTTCCGCAGCGGCCCTCATGGCGGCGTTGACGGCCTCGGCCGTCGTGGCGGTCCCGAGTTCGGCCACCAGGTCGACCACCGAGCCGTCGGCGACCGGCACACGCAGCGCCAGGCCGTTCAGCTTGCCGTCCAGCGACGGGATGACCGAGCCGATCGCCTTGGCGGCGCCGGTGGAGGTCGGGATGATGTTCATCGACGCCGCACGGCCGCGGGCCAGGTCCGAGTGGAGCTGGTCGCAGGTGACCTGGTCATTCGTGAACCCGTGGCAGGTGGTCATCAGGCCGTGCTTGATCCCGAACTGGTCGTCGAGGACCTTGGCGACGGGGGCCAGGCAGTTGGTCGTGCACGAGGCGTTGGAGATGCAGGTGTGCTCGGCCTTCAGGGCCTGGTCGTTCACTCCCAGAACGATCGTTGCGTCGACGTTGTCCTTCGCGGGCACCGTCAGGAGCACCTTCTTCGCGCCGGCTTCGATGTGATCGCCGTAGCCGCCCTTCGGGCCGGAACGGGAACGGAACACGCCGGTGGACTCGACGGCGAAGTAGACGCCCATGTCGCCCCACGGCAGGGCCTTCGGGCTGCGCTCGCTGAGGACCGGAATCGTCTTGCCGTCCACGACCAGGTTCTCGCCCTGCACCTGGACCGTGCCCGGATAGCGCCCGTGCACCGTGTCATACTTCAGCAGGTAGCCCAGTGCCTCGGCGCTGCCCAGGTCGTTGACGGCCGCCACCTCGAAGCCCTCGCGCTGCATCATCGCGCGGAAGACGAGCCGACCGATTCTGCCGAATCCGTTGATTCCCACCTTGATCGTCATGCTCCACCGCTCCCTTCAGGTGTTTCGGATGCCCTGCTTCACCGCAGTTCTCTGGAGTGCACGCCGAACGCGACCCCACGGATGGGGCCTGCACACAGACACACTTCACCCCTCGGCGAAGACCCAACTATAGTGCAGCCGCCCGCCCGTGTCAAGTCCACCGGCGACGTCCGCCGCACGGGCGGACCGTCCCGCCGGAGCTTGCATTCCCGCCCCCTGCGTGGCACCCTGACTCCAGCGGCCGGCGCAGTCGGCGCGGCCGCCCCACCCTGAGAACGACGCGGAGGGATGAGGGGGGAGGGAGCGAACGATGACGACGGTGCCGGTCGACAAGGAGTCGGTCGCGTACTGCGGCCTCTACTGCGCGGCCTGCGGCGCCCACGTGAAGGGCCGCTGCCCGGGCTGCCACGATAACCAGAAGGCCGCGTGGTGCAAGATCCGCTCCTGCTGCCGGGAAAACGGCTACGCCACCTGCGCCGACTGTGCGACGTACGCCGATCCGCGCGAATGCCGGAAGTTCCACAACGTCGTGAGCCGCCTCTTCGGCCTCATCTTCCGTTCCGACCGCCGGGCCTGCATCCGGCGCATACGGGAGATCGGCCGAGCGGCTTATGCCGAGGGGATGGCGGCCGACGGCCGGCACGCCATGCGCCGTGGAGGCCAGGGCATCATGCTGTAAATGTGTCCACGGGGGAAAGGGCCAACGAATAGAGTGGCGGCTGGCGCCGTATACATGGCGGAAGCTGTTGTCCAAAGGAGGTAGGCGATGTTCACGTATATGCTCCGGCCGGTGCTTGGGTTCATCGAGTGGTGGTCGGGCCTGACTCCCTGGTTCCGGCTGGGCGTGCCAGTGGCCCTGCTTGCACTCTCCGGGATTCTGCTGGCGTTCGGCTACGTGTTTGTCGTCGGCTGGGGACTCGGGATTGTCTTGCTGCTGTTTTCCGGGCGATCCGACGCAGAGAAGAAGGGATACCATTTCTGAAAAGGGGGCGTCTCTGCACCGTCTGCCGGAGACCGAGGCCATAAGCTCTCTTGATGGCGGCGGTCGGCAGCCCGCAGAGGCTGATTCCTGCTGCTCAGCGGCCCCGGCTACAGCAGGTGTCCGCGCTTCTCGGCCGGGAGTTCGTTGGGGAAGCCGATGACCCGCTCACATGCGGCCCCCGCTTCGGCGGTGCGGTCCGCGAAGGCGGGGGAGAGGAAGACGTAGAGCTTCCAGAGCGCCTGGTGCTGTCGCTTGAGCACCTGCACCTCGTCGCTGTTCAGGTCCGAGAGGCGCGTCAGCGTCGCCTCGGGCACCAGGACGGGCACGTCGGCCTCCTTGAGCGCCATGCCGGCGGGCGCGCAGTAGATGGCCACGCGGTGCGGGGGCGCGCCGAGCGCGTCGGCGATGCGCCGCTCGGCCTGGTCCCGGGCGCCGTTCTCGTTGAGGTGGTGGCGGCGGACGGCATCCTCGACGGCGTCCTCTCCGATCTGGCGCGAGAGCATGTAGCAGCGCTTGAAGAGCCGCCGCATGCGGAAGCCGTCCAGAAGCTCGCGCAGTGCCTCATCGCCCCCGAACTCCCGCCCCAGGTGATGGAGCAGCGCCTCGTCGGTCAGGGTGCACAGGTCCGCCTCGGTCAGCCCGCCGGCCAGCGCCCGCTCCACGGCCTTCGAGATCATGACGCCGGCGGCGATCTTGGCGTGGTGGTAGTAGACGCGCTCGCTCAGGACGTAGCGGATGCGCAGCAGGTTGGTGACCTCGCTGAGGGCGTCGCGGCGGAAGAAGCCGTCGTGGCGCAGGTCGATCACCAGCCGGCCGTCGGCGATGCGGAAGTAATGGAAGACGCGCTCGTCGAAGTCGCGCGAGAGCCCGCAGAAGTAGTTGTCGCGCTTCAGGTAGTCGAGCAGGTCGGCGCAGATGGTGCCGCTGACGATCTGGCGCAGCCCCTCCAGCCTGGGCGGCACGGCCCGGCCGGGTTCGAGCAGTTGCAGCGCCAGGCGGCCTTCCTCGGTCGCCTCCAGGCGCTCGCGCAGCTCGCCGCCCCCCAGGAGAAGCCGAAACCGCGAACGGCTGTGGTCGTGGCGGTCCAGCAGCCGGCGCTCGTCCTCGAAGGTGTGGCCGAACGGGATGTGCGTGACGTCGTGCACGAGCGAGGCCAGGAAGACGGCGCGCTTGTGGACCTCAGGGAAGGCGAAGTCGCCCGAACGCTCGATCTGCTCCACGATGCGCTTGGCCATCCAGCAGGCGCCCAGGCAGTGCTCGAACCGCGTGTGCTGGGCGGAGGGGTAGACCTGGTAGGCGGCGCCGAGCTGGCGGATGCCCCGCAGGCGCTGCATCTGCGGGGTATCGAGCGCAGCCATCTCCCCCGGATCGAGGTAGATGTCCTTGTGGACGGCGTCGCGGAGCTTGCGCGCGCGCATGCGATGCCCCGGGATGGGATTGAAGGCCTGGGATTCGGGCATTCCCCGACGAATGCATGGGATTATACGGCACCGGGGCCGGCCTTACACGTGAAAGGGGCTTGACAACGGGGCGCGGGCGCCGGTAGAGTATTCCATGAGAATGAATACATTCATTTATGTGGAACATCCATGATCCAGGTTCTGAGCCGGGCGCTGGGGATACTCGAGGAGCTGTCGGCGCGGGAATCCGGCTCCGTCAAGGAGCTTGCAGCGTCCAGCGGGCTCAAGAAGAGCACGCTCTGCAACATCCTGAAGACGCTCGCGCAGCTCGGCTACGTGACGAGGTCGGGGCGCGGCACCTATCGGCTGGGGCCGAGGCTCGGGCAGATCGCCCGGCCGCAGCTTCAGAAGGAGGCCCTCGCTCGGTTCGGGCGTGAGGCGGTCCTGGCGCTGGCGGACGCCACAGGCGAGTCGGCCCAGCTCGTCGTGCTTCGCGACGGGGAGCGCTACGTGCTGGCCGAGACCCGCAGCCGGCATGACCTCATTGTGAACACGGTTGTGCTCGGCATCACGGCGGCCGGGTCGGCAACGGGCCGCGCGATCCTCGCCCACCGGGGCGAGGAGGAAGTGAGAGACGCCCTGCAGCGGGCGGGCGGCGAGGCAGAGCCCCTCGGGGCGCTGAAGGCCGCCCTGCAGGAGGTCCGAGAGAACGGGCTCTCGGAGTACCACCCGCGCGGCCGGGACGTGGTGGCGCTGGGCGTGCCCGTCTTCTGCGGTGCGGAGGCCGTGGCCGCCCTGGGCGTCTACCTGCCGAGTGTGCGTTTCCGCGGCAAGCACCGTGCGGACGTGATCGAGTCGCTCAGAAGGGCCGGGAAGAACCTGTCCGTCAGGCTTTCGTCGGAGGCAGGCGGGCAGGCGGCGTAGGAGAGACGCCCCGGCGTTCTGCAGGATCAGCAACAGGAAGAAGGAATCAGACGGATGGACAAGCAGAGGGTTCACGAGCCGGCACGGGATGTTGAGATCATCGAGTCAGCGGACGTGGTCGTGGTGGGTGGAGGTCCCGGCGGGATCCCCGCTGCGGTCGCCGCCGCTCGGGCGGGCGCGAAGACGGTGGTCATCGAGAGGTACGGCATCCTGGGCGGGCTGGCCACGACATGCCTCATGGGACCGCTCTTCGGCTACGCACCATTCGGGTACTTCGACTTCCATCAGGCGGGTTCGGAGAACCTCCTGGGCGGGATCCCGGTGGAGATCGTGCGGAGGCTCCAGCAGATCGGCGGCGCGCCGGATGACAACGCCATCGACTGGCAAGCGGTGAAGTTCGATCCGGAACTCTTCAAGTTCGTCGCAGACGACATCGTCGAGGAGTCCGGGGCGATCATCCTGCTCCACGCCTACACGGTGAACACGATCGTCGAGGACAGGAAGATCAAAGCGGTCGTCATCGAGAGCAAGTCGGGCCGGCAGGCGGTGACGGGCAAGGTGTTCATCGACGCCACGGGCGACGGCGACGTCGCGTTCTTCAGCGGTTGCTCCTATGCCAAGGGGCGGGAGGCGGACGGCGCCATGCTGGCATTCGGGTCCAGGTTCCGGATCGGCGGCCTCAGGCCCAGGACGCCTGAGGAGAAGCAGCAGTGCATCGATCTCTCGAAGGAAGTCATCGCCAGTGACGAGGTCCACATGCTGTCGGCCAGTGACTTCGAGGAGTGCGGCTCGTCGGTGCGCCCGAACGAGAGCACGCCCGACATCACCCGGCGTATGGGCGACGGCACCGACATGCGGGACCTCACGCGCGGCGAGCTGCAGATCCGCAAGGACACGATGGACATCCTGAACTTCCTGAAGGAGAAGGTGCCCGGCTTCGAGTCCTCGTATCTCATCGACACGCCCTTCGGGGTCGGCGTGCGGGAGACGCGGCAGATCGCGGGGAAGTACACCCTCACCACCGACGACGTGGCCAAGGTAAGGAAGTTCCCGGAGACGACCGTCGCCCGAGGCTGCTGGTTCTTCGACATGCACTGCCCGCTCGGACGCTGCTATCCGGGGAACGATTTCACCTCGGCGGTCTGCACCAAGCGCTGCAAGATGGCGCCCAACTGCATCATGAAGACCAGTTACGAGGACCATCTCCTCGACGACCCCTACCTGCCCAAAGGCGAGTATTACGACATCCCCTACGGGTGCCTCGTGGCGCAGGACATCGACAATCTCCTCATCTCGGGCCGCTGCGTTTCGGCCTCACACGAGGCCATGTCTTCGCTGCGCGTGATCGGCACCTGCTTCGCCATCGGCGAGGCGGCCGGCGTTGCGGCGGCGTGGAGCGCGGATCAGGACATCCGCCCCGAGGAGGTCAACGTAAGCGCATTGCAGAACCAGCTTCGCGACCAGGGGGTGCCGCTATGACAACGGAGCCGGCCGGTGCGTGGGAACGGCTCAACCCGGGGATGTTCGATGAAACCCCGGGCACGGTCGGCCGCCACACAAGAGACGTCGCCGCCTTCGTGAGTCGGGTCGACTATGACGACCTGCCGGCTGGGGTGGTGACGGACACGAAGCACCTCATCCTCGACACCATCTCCTGCGCCCTGACCGGCCGGGACGTGGCCTCCGCACGCATCACCAGGGAGGTCAGCAACTACCTCGGCGGCGGTGCGCAGGCAAGCGTGATCGGCACGCGGGACCGGACGTCGCCGCCGCTCGCCGCGATGGTGAACGCCAAGATGGCCAACGCCATCGACCTGGACGACTGCTTCATGAACATTGCGCACTTCGCTCCGCAGGCCACGATGGCGCCGCTGGCACTCGGTGAATCGCTGCATCGCTCGGGCCGGGAGGTGATCGTCGCGGTGGCCGCCGGCTACGAGGTGGCGGCGCGGATCGCGCTGGCCGCCAACTTCTGGAAGGTCACCGGCCAACTGGTCTACGGCGGCGGCAGCGAGCGGCTCGTGTTCGGGGCGAACGTCTTCGGCGCAGCGGCGGCTGCCGTCAAAGCGCTCGGGCTGGACGAGCAGGCGGCCGCGACCGCGCTCGGCGTGTGCGGCTACTTCGCGCCTTCCCTCATCCGGAGCAGCG from the Candidatus Brocadiaceae bacterium genome contains:
- the gap gene encoding type I glyceraldehyde-3-phosphate dehydrogenase, which gives rise to MTIKVGINGFGRIGRLVFRAMMQREGFEVAAVNDLGSAEALGYLLKYDTVHGRYPGTVQVQGENLVVDGKTIPVLSERSPKALPWGDMGVYFAVESTGVFRSRSGPKGGYGDHIEAGAKKVLLTVPAKDNVDATIVLGVNDQALKAEHTCISNASCTTNCLAPVAKVLDDQFGIKHGLMTTCHGFTNDQVTCDQLHSDLARGRAASMNIIPTSTGAAKAIGSVIPSLDGKLNGLALRVPVADGSVVDLVAELGTATTAEAVNAAMRAAAEGPMKGILSYVEDPIVSSDVIGDAHSSVFAAKQTMVIGGTMVKVVSWYDNEWGYSNRVVDLMAKAAAM
- a CDS encoding DUF3795 domain-containing protein — its product is MTTVPVDKESVAYCGLYCAACGAHVKGRCPGCHDNQKAAWCKIRSCCRENGYATCADCATYADPRECRKFHNVVSRLFGLIFRSDRRACIRRIREIGRAAYAEGMAADGRHAMRRGGQGIML
- a CDS encoding HD domain-containing protein, producing the protein MRARKLRDAVHKDIYLDPGEMAALDTPQMQRLRGIRQLGAAYQVYPSAQHTRFEHCLGACWMAKRIVEQIERSGDFAFPEVHKRAVFLASLVHDVTHIPFGHTFEDERRLLDRHDHSRSRFRLLLGGGELRERLEATEEGRLALQLLEPGRAVPPRLEGLRQIVSGTICADLLDYLKRDNYFCGLSRDFDERVFHYFRIADGRLVIDLRHDGFFRRDALSEVTNLLRIRYVLSERVYYHHAKIAAGVMISKAVERALAGGLTEADLCTLTDEALLHHLGREFGGDEALRELLDGFRMRRLFKRCYMLSRQIGEDAVEDAVRRHHLNENGARDQAERRIADALGAPPHRVAIYCAPAGMALKEADVPVLVPEATLTRLSDLNSDEVQVLKRQHQALWKLYVFLSPAFADRTAEAGAACERVIGFPNELPAEKRGHLL
- a CDS encoding helix-turn-helix domain-containing protein, with protein sequence MIQVLSRALGILEELSARESGSVKELAASSGLKKSTLCNILKTLAQLGYVTRSGRGTYRLGPRLGQIARPQLQKEALARFGREAVLALADATGESAQLVVLRDGERYVLAETRSRHDLIVNTVVLGITAAGSATGRAILAHRGEEEVRDALQRAGGEAEPLGALKAALQEVRENGLSEYHPRGRDVVALGVPVFCGAEAVAALGVYLPSVRFRGKHRADVIESLRRAGKNLSVRLSSEAGGQAA
- a CDS encoding FAD-dependent oxidoreductase → MDKQRVHEPARDVEIIESADVVVVGGGPGGIPAAVAAARAGAKTVVIERYGILGGLATTCLMGPLFGYAPFGYFDFHQAGSENLLGGIPVEIVRRLQQIGGAPDDNAIDWQAVKFDPELFKFVADDIVEESGAIILLHAYTVNTIVEDRKIKAVVIESKSGRQAVTGKVFIDATGDGDVAFFSGCSYAKGREADGAMLAFGSRFRIGGLRPRTPEEKQQCIDLSKEVIASDEVHMLSASDFEECGSSVRPNESTPDITRRMGDGTDMRDLTRGELQIRKDTMDILNFLKEKVPGFESSYLIDTPFGVGVRETRQIAGKYTLTTDDVAKVRKFPETTVARGCWFFDMHCPLGRCYPGNDFTSAVCTKRCKMAPNCIMKTSYEDHLLDDPYLPKGEYYDIPYGCLVAQDIDNLLISGRCVSASHEAMSSLRVIGTCFAIGEAAGVAAAWSADQDIRPEEVNVSALQNQLRDQGVPL